The Bryobacteraceae bacterium genomic sequence GCGCGGACACGCACCCAGCTACATTGTCGGGCGGCGAGCAGCAGCGCGTCGCCGTCGCCCGAGCCGTGGTGAACGATCCGGTGGTCATCCTGGCTGACGAACCTACCGCGGCCCTGGACACCGAGCGCGGCAAAGCCGTGATGGATCTGCTGCGGCAGTTGGGCCACGAACGTCAGGCCGCAGTCATCGTGGTGACGCATGACGAACGCATGATCCAAGGCTTCGATCGCGTCTATCATATGACCGATGGGAAGATCACGAATTCGTAGTTCACTTCGGCTTCTTACTGCCTAAGACAGGTTCGAGTTGTGCGGACGCGTGATTTAGAGGCTGGAATGCGGCGTTCGGCCCTTGATCGAATTGCCTGGACGTTGTCGACGGCTTTAGCCGGAGCGCCGGCCTCGTCCGAAGTCGTCAGATGATTTAATAATAGGCCCCATCACCGCGCACTGAAGCCACCGCTGAAGGTCTCTTGAACCGCGATCACAACGGATTGCCGAGGCTACGGAGTTCGAGGCTCGAACCAGTAAGTGCTTGTGTTTGCAATGAAACGGTTCGAAACGTATCCATCACGGGGAGCCACACCCCTTCGTGTTGAAAACAAAGAACATAACTTCGCACCATTCTTCTTTTCGTTGATTCTAAGCGGGTTATCTGTTCGAATCCATGCTGGCCTCAGACGCCTTCTCAAAAGTCGGCACTGTTGATTAGGTTGTCCATCCAAAGTTTTTCCGCATGTGCGTCGGCAGATCCATCTCGGGATTTGACTTTGAGTCTGTGTTCCGGTTCAGCTGGAAATGGAGAAGGCGTTCTCCCAGTAAGGTACAAGGAGAGAACGCATGAAGAAGCAACGGAAGCACTTCTCGCCGGAAGAGAAAGTCGCCATCCTGAGGCGGCATTTGCTGGACAAGGAGCCCATCTCGAAGCTCTGCGATGAACTGGGCTTGCAGCCCACGGTCTTCTACCGCTGGCAGAAAGAGTTCTTCGAGAACGGGGCATCGGCCTTCGAGCAGAAGAGGCCAAGCAATCACTCTGCCGAGGAGGAGCGAATCGCCTACCTGGAGAAGAAGATCCAGACAAAAGACGAGGTCCTGGCCGAGTTGATGGCGGAGCACGTCGCGTTAAAACAAGAGATTGGGGAACTCTGATTGGGGTCTGGGTCCCGCACGACACGCGGGATCAGATCGTGGATTTCGTCCGGCGCTGGTCCGACAAGACCGAGATCGGCGCCGGGCGGTTCATCGTGTGGCTCGACATCACCGCCAACAAGTTCTACGACTGGCGGGAACGCTACGGCAAGGTGAACGAGCACAACGGCTGGGTTCCCCGGGATTTCTGGCTGGAGGATTGGGAGAAGCAGGCCATCATCGGCTTCCATTTGAAGAACCCGCTGGAAGGCTATCGGCGGCTGACGTTAATGATGCTCGATGCGGACATTGTTGCGGTGAGTCCGACCAGCGTTTGGCGAGTGTCGGGGCGGGCAGGACTGATATCGAAGTGGAACGGCAAGCCGTCGAAGAAAGGAATGGGCTTTGAGCAGCCGCTGGCGGCGCATCAGTACTGGCACATCGATGTCTCATACATCAACATCAGCGGGACGTTCTATTACCTGTGCAGCATTCTGGACGGCTGTAGCCGATACATCGTCAACTGGGATCTGCGGGAGTCGATGACGGAGGTGGATATCGAGATCATCCTGGAGCGGGCCAAGGAACTGCACCCGGAAGCACGGCCCCGGATCATCTCCGACAACGGGCCACAGTTCATCGCCAAGGACTTCAAGGAGTTCATTCGGATCTCCGGCATGACGCACGTCAGAACCTCGCCGTACTATCCGCAATCGAACGGGAAAATCGAACGTTGGCACAAATCGCTCAAAGGAGAGTGCATTCGGCCCGGAACGCCGCTATCGCTGGAGGACGCCCGGCGGCTGGTGCAGGGTTACGTCGAGCATTACAACGATGTCCGTCTGAACAGCGCGGTTGGCTACGTCACGCCGAAGTACATGCTCGCCGGGCGTCAGGCGGAGATCCACGCGGAACGCGACCATAAGCTGGAAGCGGCCAGGGACAGCGCCGGATTCGCCGCCAGCAAGCAGCGTGACGGACAAAAGGACCACTCCCGCATCTCTAACTGGCGTTCTCGCAAGAGATCCTCAAACGAACTGACCACAGTCCAGAGACTGATTCCGCCCGCGTTCGAAAAATCGAATAACCTGTCCAGTGGGAGGAATTCTCGTGCCTGCGACACTCAGAATCGGGTTAGGGGCAACACTGTCCATCTTGCTGGCGATCTCGTCAGCCCAGATGAAAAAGAGTGACCGGGCGGAGGTGATGCTGGAAGCAGCCCGGAATAGAGCCCGCCAAGGCGATATCGAAACCGCAATCCGGCAGTACCAGGAGATCATAGCCACCCAGAGCGCAAATCGCTCGGTTGTGGCCAGGGCACTGGTCCACGTTGGACAGTGCTACGAGAAGCTCGGCGGTGCGGCGGCCCGCACAACATACGAGCGGGTAGTGCGCGAATTCAGTGACGAACTGGAAGCGGTGAGGGAAGCGCGCGCGCGGTTGGCGGCTGAGGCAGCAAGTTCCGGCGGAGCCGGAATGGAGGCCCGTACGCGGCTGTTGTGGGACAGAGCCACCACGGCGTGGGGAACGGTGTCGGCCGATGGCAAGTATCTGTCGTTTCCCGATTGGAGCACGGGAGAGCCGGCGGTGCGCGACCTGGTCGCCGGCCAAGCGCGGCGCGTCACCAATCGCGGCGGCTACGCCAAGTCGGGCGGAGAAACCGAGATCACGGCGATCTCAGCGGACGGCAAACAGGTTGCTTTCAGTTGGTGCCGCGGCGCTGCCGGTGCGCGGAAATGCGAGCTGCAAATCGCCAACGTGGATGGCACAGGAGAGCGGGTTCTGTTACGCGATGAGCAAGGCCGGTATATTCGCCCCGACTCGTTTTCCCCTGACGGGAAGTGGGTTGCTGCGTCAGTCAGTTATGAGGACGGCACAATGGTTGTGCTCGTATCCGTGGACGGCACGCGGTCGCGCACGGTGCTGCCGCTGCACAGGGTCCGTTCGCGAGTCTGGTTCTCGCCCGACGGGCGCTGGCTGGCTTACAGCGTGATTACCGGCGGTGATGAGTCGATCTTCGTCCTGCCAGCGGAGGGCTCGGGGCCTGAAACGAGAGTTGCCACGGAGGCGAAGTTCATGGGATGGGCGCCCGATGGAGGGTCGCTCGTGTTCGCGCGGCTGGGGGAAGAAGGACACCAGCTGTATCAGATCCCGTTCGCCGGCGGAACCGCCACAGGAGAGGCAAGGCAACTCCAAACTTTCGCGCTGCGCAGCAATCGGGGGGTCGGGATCACCAGAAATGGGGCTCTGCTGTACGAACTGGAGCGCTTCCCGGCGGAGGTGGTGACTGCCGATTTCGACGCAGCCACGCTATCGATCGGCACGTTGTCGCCGCCGGTCATCGCCGCCATCGCCGGCCAGGAGCCGCTGTGGGTCGGCGGCGGCGCTCGCTTTTCGCCGGACGGCGGCAGACTTCTCGTTTTGCGGTCGGCACAGGCCTTCTCGATCCGTTCCCTCGCCGATGGGAGTGAAGAGTGGACACAGGTAAAGCCGGTGAAACGAATCTGGCAGATCGAGTGGGCTTCGGATGGAGGGTCGCTGTACGCATTGGCCTTTGAGGCTTCACAGTGGGGGATCCATCAAATTAACCTTCAGACCGGTGTCGCAACACTGGTTACGAAAG encodes the following:
- a CDS encoding tetratricopeptide repeat protein; translation: MKKSDRAEVMLEAARNRARQGDIETAIRQYQEIIATQSANRSVVARALVHVGQCYEKLGGAAARTTYERVVREFSDELEAVREARARLAAEAASSGGAGMEARTRLLWDRATTAWGTVSADGKYLSFPDWSTGEPAVRDLVAGQARRVTNRGGYAKSGGETEITAISADGKQVAFSWCRGAAGARKCELQIANVDGTGERVLLRDEQGRYIRPDSFSPDGKWVAASVSYEDGTMVVLVSVDGTRSRTVLPLHRVRSRVWFSPDGRWLAYSVITGGDESIFVLPAEGSGPETRVATEAKFMGWAPDGGSLVFARLGEEGHQLYQIPFAGGTATGEARQLQTFALRSNRGVGITRNGALLYELERFPAEVVTADFDAATLSIGTLSPPVIAAIAGQEPLWVGGGARFSPDGGRLLVLRSAQAFSIRSLADGSEEWTQVKPVKRIWQIEWASDGGSLYALAFEASQWGIHQINLQTGVATLVTKVGAQPVLAVSPTGRTLYWWDRDSKGVQAWDLTAGTARTVAAFRPGGLMDMRVSHDGKSVAMIQRRELQILNVATGEIRQMQGPSNIRGAAWSADGRRIVTIENRQPPQIASYSVPGGEVVRRPFPPDHRGLWLSPDGKRMATMHMEQIFQVWALEKLLPPVAGRNE
- a CDS encoding transposase translates to MKKQRKHFSPEEKVAILRRHLLDKEPISKLCDELGLQPTVFYRWQKEFFENGASAFEQKRPSNHSAEEERIAYLEKKIQTKDEVLAELMAEHVALKQEIGEL
- a CDS encoding DDE-type integrase/transposase/recombinase encodes the protein MDFVRRWSDKTEIGAGRFIVWLDITANKFYDWRERYGKVNEHNGWVPRDFWLEDWEKQAIIGFHLKNPLEGYRRLTLMMLDADIVAVSPTSVWRVSGRAGLISKWNGKPSKKGMGFEQPLAAHQYWHIDVSYINISGTFYYLCSILDGCSRYIVNWDLRESMTEVDIEIILERAKELHPEARPRIISDNGPQFIAKDFKEFIRISGMTHVRTSPYYPQSNGKIERWHKSLKGECIRPGTPLSLEDARRLVQGYVEHYNDVRLNSAVGYVTPKYMLAGRQAEIHAERDHKLEAARDSAGFAASKQRDGQKDHSRISNWRSRKRSSNELTTVQRLIPPAFEKSNNLSSGRNSRACDTQNRVRGNTVHLAGDLVSPDEKE